The Gadus morhua chromosome 10, gadMor3.0, whole genome shotgun sequence genome segment TGTCAGCGAACCTAAACGGAGAGAGAAATGTGACTGAATGTGATTTTTAAATAACGTATTTTAAACAAAACGATGTTCTAAAGATATTTGCCTGTGCCGTGAGACAGTATTTGGTAGGTAACTTTCAAGATTTTATTCGGTTAAAAAGAAATTCACCAGGTGATCGCAAAAGGCGGACGAAATGTAACTTTATATTGCAGCGCCATTTTCATGTTGAGCTCCATATTGGAGACATGAGCCTTTCCCTATTGCCTTGACGAGTGTTTATAAATGAATTTGTTACACATAACGTTCCAGCCTCAATGACAATGTGTATAAGGGCTACCCACGAGTGTGTACATGCGTCTAGATACGTCGTATAATCCAGGCTAAAGTTACTTGAGTATCCTGTCCCAACATTTTTTTGTCAACCATCAACCTGAAACATTTTAAATTTGAAGTCGCTGGCCGACCTCTTATTTGCCGATGCAGACTTTTGATAATGaaatgatggagggagggggtgataATAGGGTGCACTATAAACCAAGTGCTCAATTTgtaatatccaaataaatattgCCTTTTTCTCATATTCCAACAGGATTACTACAGAATGAGCTAGTGCATTTAGCACCTGGAGCATGATGGAGGCTAGTTCTGATACAATATCATCTCAAACAACCACTCTTGCTGGATCACAACCTCTCTATTCCTTGCAgacctctccctttcccccatCCCACACTTCATTTTCTCCCACTACCTTAGAATCCATCcagtcttcccctctctctaactcatCCTCCCACTGCTTAGATGAACATAATGCACAATGCCGTAGCCCCGTAACCACATCCACCCACGACGACTTGACCTGCCTGAGCTGGCTGCATCAAAGGGGCAGCAACCTGCTACCCCTTCAGCCTCTGCCCAAGATCAACCTGTTGTCCAAACTACCAGAGAAGCCTCCGGCCTTCATGTCTGCTTATTCACTATCCCCCTCCTCGAACAAGCCTCCCTATTCGTTCAGCAGTCTGACTTTCATGGCGATTGAGGACTCCCCGAACAAGTTGCTTCCGGTGAAAGGGATTTACGAGTGGATCATCAACAGCTTTCCCTACTACGGGACAGCTTCTGGTGGATGGAGGAACTCTGTCCGCCACAATCTGTCTCTGAGCAAGAGCTTCAGGAGGATCCAGCGGGACAAAAGCAAGGTAGGTGCCCACTGTTGCATAAGGTGAAAACATACCTCCAAAATAACCCTATCTGACTAACTTTACCAAAGGCAGCTTTGGGTTCGTAATCTAAACACCGTAACCTTTCTGTTTAGTGCAGGAGAATAAGTCAACTGCATTTGTTGTTTTCGTACAGTGCTGACAGAACGAGTGTCCTGTGTGTTTCAGTCAGTAGTAGGGAAGGGatctctgtggtgtgtgtgtccagagtatCGAGCATCACTACTCGAGGTGTTGAGGAAGACCCGTCACTACCACAGCACTAACAGCAATCTGGTCAACATGCCGGCCTTGTGAGTACCTGCCTACTCTTCATCCATGAGTTCATGTTCAGCTCTGTTGTGAACACTAACCTTTTCTCTACACTCTGCTGTGGTTTTAGTCATGGTTATTCATTACATTTTATGTAGTTCCCAAGTACATTGGTCAAGAAGATATAAGGTTGATTGTATTCTGTAGTGGCGTTGGTTTAAAAGTAATTGCACAAATATTGTACGAATGAACTGTTAACTCTAAATTATGTAGTAACAGTATTGTAATTgtgtaattgttttattttaatctaGAAGGTATTCAGTGTGGCTATGTTGCTTTCTGTCTACCAGGTGGGAAGGAGCTGACTATGGGGCTTCTATGGTGTGCGATTCTGTTGACATTACTGGTAAGTGGTGCCTGGTAAGACGGATTCAATACTGTTCATCTGAATTATTCTCAGGCTGGTTTGTCAATGGAGTAACAGCCCTCTTTGACTTCTGCTGACCGGTTGTTTACTTAATTGTTGCTCTCTCAGCATGTAAAACGGTTGGTGTATATGTGTTCCGTTTCCATAGCAGCAACCTTCCTTAACCTTGGCAACCGACGGCCCCAGAATTAGGCTCTAGACTAGTCTTTGTCCCTTTGCTCTTTCTTCATTTTTTATCAAATCGTTTCAATTCTAATTAGCCTTTTCTTGTGCAGAGGAGCTTGTCACCATGGAGTCTgtcgaggagggggggggcggcgagGAGATGGAAAAAGACCCCCTGTCGGACAGCGGGTACATAGAGCTGCACTACTACCAGTGCCACCAGTACCAGTACCTGGTGCTGCCGGGGGAGGCTGAGCTGGACTTGGAGTCAGTTGAGATCCTCCAGCTCGATGCAGATGCCCTGATCAGAGAAAATGTAATACTTAAGGCCAGCAGAGCAGGTTCAAACATGGGTCTTCAAGTTCAAACCAATAAGAGTTGATTCTACTTAAATATTTTAACAAATATGAGTTAATGAAATGAAAAAGTCACTTGTAACTTTAAATTATTAATTTTTATCTGACATTTGTTTGAAATGTAATGACAATTCACTGCCATTTATTGCCATCAGATTTTCTTTCTGAAATCTTGAGTTGTCTTCAGTCAACAACTAAGCGTCATCATCTTTTTGGATGTTCATAGGAAAACAACGTTTCATCTTCTTAGTTCAGTTGTGTTTTTGCTGGTTGAAATttaacaataaaatgtaaataatttTCAGATAGGACCCTTAGTATTATTCTTTTTGttgcttttattattatgtaaaaATATTTTATGTAACAATATCAATACAATACATGAGCATCCTTGGGATCTTTACTTTAGATGAAGACTACCCATCAATCTGGATTATACAAATTCCAGTTTCTGATAATTGTAATTTCCTTCTTTGAATTATGTATTATCAAATTGATAAGGCGACTATCAATATTTAAATCAAACCTTACACAAAGTACACCTTTTTTCCTGTCTGTGCAGGGGTTGATGTCCGCGTCTGCATGTGTcgcatttcatatacaacatcgTTCATCACAACGACGGTACTTAAAATAATCACAAATGGGTCGACGCTATGGGAATAAAACACCCCTCTCCTTCCAACAACtcttatggtgcggccacaccagacgcgtatctcgcgtactttttacgcgagatacgcgcgtaaaatgttgcttgaccattttgtgtcaaaaatggtcgcatacgcgcaatacgcgctatacgcgctatacgcgcctacgtcactcgcctagatgagtccatgtccatgcaagtgaacggagcgttccctcttcctcataactatcaaaccaaacatccttcacattcaccgagcgaacattacgaaagtaaaatgcacatttctcgctaaaaatgtttccataaacgcatttaatggcgtaactatgttactatttccacccagaataaagaaagttgtcggccgtggctgcgctggagtccgaggtaggaaaccctaacgccgccgtgtttgggtgatagagtttagatcgggttagattaaataatctcggatataaataacaataatcgggttaaataacttcacatggtgtgtctggtgtgtttcccagcagagaaatagtccgccaagacgttgaggttgcttagtaaccagagactctgtccatgcatgtgaacggagcgttccctcttcgtcataactatcaaaccaaacatccttcacattcaccgagtgaacattatgaaagtaaaatgcacatttctcgctagaaatgtttccataaaagcatttaatggcgtaactatgttactatttccacacagaaaaaaggaagatgtcggccgtatgcttctgtccaagctcactactctctgccagtgacgtcgggtcaagctcaacgctgattgggcaatgcgtgtctcgtcagacgcgtatctcgcgtacttcgcgtaaaaagttcaattttttgaactcttttgaaatgtacgcgatatacgcgatatacgcgcgtatagcgcgt includes the following:
- the LOC115551858 gene encoding forkhead box protein N3-like; this translates as MMEASSDTISSQTTTLAGSQPLYSLQTSPFPPSHTSFSPTTLESIQSSPLSNSSSHCLDEHNAQCRSPVTTSTHDDLTCLSWLHQRGSNLLPLQPLPKINLLSKLPEKPPAFMSAYSLSPSSNKPPYSFSSLTFMAIEDSPNKLLPVKGIYEWIINSFPYYGTASGGWRNSVRHNLSLSKSFRRIQRDKSKSVVGKGSLWCVCPEYRASLLEVLRKTRHYHSTNSNLVNMPALWEGADYGASMVCDSVDITEELVTMESVEEGGGGEEMEKDPLSDSGYIELHYYQCHQYQYLVLPGEAELDLESVEILQLDADALIRENVILKASRAGSNMGLQVQTNKS